Proteins from a single region of Rana temporaria chromosome 5, aRanTem1.1, whole genome shotgun sequence:
- the LOC120941725 gene encoding periodic tryptophan protein 2 homolog, with translation MKYSYKFSNLLGTFYRRGNLTFTPDGSSLLSPVGNRLSVFHLKNNNGETLPLATRCNISCVALSPDGSLVILVDEEGSALLVSLITKSVLNNFNFQQPVHSISFSPDGRKFVVCKGSLALMYHAPGKRREFNAFALDKTFYGPYDETTCIDWTNDSRCFAVGSKDMSTWVFGAERWQQLIYYSIGGHKDAIVSCFFLEDSLDLYTISADAALCMWQCDMELSQLLPRAPKKKPAETEDVEKDKGEEIRGMANPAAEEKIGRVSYSRKIRHFFNKDGDFTALTAAAFHKKLNLLVTGFSSGTFHIHELPEVSLIHSLSISDQSISSITINSTGDWIAFGSSGLGQLLVWEWQSESYVLKQQGHFNNMVSLCYSPDGQHIVTGGDDGKVKVWDTSSGFCFVTFTDHTSSITAVTFTSNGQAVLSASLDGTVRAFSLLRYRNFRTFTSPRPTQFSCLAVDSSGDIVCAGGQDSFEVYVWSIQTGRLLDVLAGHEGPISSIAFNPCKSVLATASWDQTVRLWHMTDSWRTTETFSLNADALAVTFRPDGEELAVASLDGQITMWDPEKGTQTGSIEGRHDLQMGRKELDKVTAKHSAKGKAFTTLCYSADGQALLAGGSSRFVCIYHTREQLLAKKFEISCNYSLDAMEEFLDRRKMTEFGSLALIDEGAGDEGGVALSLPGVRKGDMSSRRFKPEIRVTALRFSPTGRSWATTSTEGLLIFSLDSSTVFDPFQLDEEVTAGSVRRALRAAQWTRALVMAMRLNEESLLQETLESVPCTDIKVLCSSLPELYVERLLAILALQIERSRHLQFYLMWAHELLMQHGQKMKSRSVSLLPAIHSLWKSIQTHFNDISKLCDWNRYNMKFAVCLSRQRGMKRLAEDGDEEGGDSDVEEGGDSDVASELASLEDMMEEIAE, from the exons atGAAATATTCATACAAG TTCAGTAACCTGCTGGGCACCTTCTACCGGCGCGGGAATCTCACCTTCACCCCGGATGGCAGTTCTCTCCTCAGCCCGGTGGGCAATCGTCTGAGTGTCTTCCACCTCAAGAA TAATAATGGAGAGACTCTCCCTTTGGCCACCCGCTGCAACATCTCCTGTGTGGCGCTCTCACCGGACGGCTCTCTGGTGATCTTGGTAGATGAAG AGGGATCCGCGCTCCTCGTCAGTCTCATCACAAAGTCCgtcctcaacaacttcaatttccAGCAGCCGGTCCACAGCATCAGCTTCTCTCCGGATGGCAG GAAGTTTGTGGTGTGTAAGGGCTCGCTGGCTCTCATGTACCATGCTCCGGGGAAGAGGCGAGAATTTAATGCTTTTGCTCTGGATAAAACCTTCTATGGTCCGTATGATGAGACGACGTGCATTGATTGGACGAATGATTCCCG GTGTTTTGCGGTTGGCAGTAAGGACATGAGTACCTGGGTGTTCGGCGCTGAGCGATGGCAGCAACTCATCTATTACTCGATCGGCGGCCACAAGGATGCCATTGTCTCCTGCTTTTTTCTGGAGGACAGTTTGGAT CTGTACACAATCAGTGCAGACGCCGCTCTCTGTATGTGGCAGTGCGACATGGAACTGTCACAGCTCCTCCCCCGAGCACCCAAGAAGAAGCCGGCTGAGACAGAAGACGTGGAGAAGGATAAAGGGGAGGAGATTCGAGGAATGGCCAATCCTGCTGCAGAGGAAAAGATTGGGAGAGTTTCCTACAGCAGGAAAATCAG GCATTTCTTCAATAAAGATGGAGATTTCACCGCGCTCACCGCCGCCGCCTTCCATAAGAAGCTCAATCTACTGGTCACCGGATTCTCTTCCGGAACTTTCCATATCCATGAACTCCCTGAAGTGAGCCTCATCCACTCACTCAG CATCTCGGATCAGAGTATTTCTTCCATCACAATAAACAGCACCGGGGACTGGATTGCATTTGGCAGCAGTG GCCTGGGCCAGCTATTGGTGTGGGAGTGGCAGAGCGAGTCCTACGTGTTGAAGCAGCAGGGTCACTTCAATAACATGGTGTCCCTGTGCTACTCGCCCGACGGGCAACATATCGTCACCGGCGGAGATGACGGCAAG GTGAAAGTTTGGGACACCAGTAGCGGATTTTGCTTCGTCACTTTCACAGATCACACCAGCAGTATTACCGCGGTGACCTTCACCAGCAACGGACAGGCGGTGCTCAGCGCTTCATTGGATGGCACTGTCCGGGCCTTCAGCTTATTGAG gtatCGCAACTTTCGCACTTTCACCTCCCCCCGGCCAACTCAGTTCTCCTGTTTGGCGGTGGACAGTAGTGGGGACATTGTATGTGCTGGAGGGCAAGATTCCTTTGAAGTTTATGTATGGAGTATACAGACAGGGAGACTGCTAGAT gtGTTAGCCGGACATGAAGGACCCATCAGCAGCATTGCCTTCAACCCATGTAAGTCTGTCCTGGCCACCGCATCCTGGGACCAAACTGTGAGGCTGTGGCACATGACAGACAGCTGGAGGACTACGGAGACCTTCAGCCTCAATGCGGATG CGCTGGCAGTCACCTTCCGACCGGATGGAGAGGAACTGGCGGTGGCGTCTCTGGACGGTCAGATCACCATGTGGGACCCCGAGAAGGGAACCCAGACTGGATCCATCGAGGGAAGACATGACCTGCAAATGGGCCGAAAGGAGTTGGACAAAGTGACCGCTAAACACTCTGCTAAGGGGAA GGCATTCACCACGCTGTGCTACTCTGCAGACGGGCAGGCGCTTCTGGCTGGGGGGTCATCGCGGTTTGTCTGCATTTACCACACGAGGGAGCAGCTGCTGGCCAAGAAGTTTGAGATCTCCTGTAATTATTCTCTGGACGCCATGGAG GAGTTCCTGGACCGGCGTAAGATGACGGAATTCGGTAGTCTGGCGTTAATCGATGAAGGTGCTGGAGACGAGGGTGGGGTTGCCCTGAGTCTTCCGGGAGTGCGTAAAG GTGATATGAGTTCCCGCCGCTTCAAACCAGAAATCCGCGTGACGGCACTGCGATTTTCTCCGACAG GGCGCAGTTGGGCGACCACATCCACAGAGGGTCTCCTCATCTTCTCTCTGGACTCCAGTACGGTTTTTGACCCGTTCCAGCTGGATGAAGAGGTGACGGCGGGGAGCGTACGCCGAGCGCTGAGAGCGGCCCAGTGGACTCGGGCTTTGGTCATGGCAATGAGGCTGAATGAAGAGAGCCTCCTCCAGGAGACTCTAGAGAGCGTGCCGTGCACGGACA TTAAGGTCCTCTGCTCCTCCCTGCCGGAGTTGTATGTGGAACGGCTGCTGGCGATCTTGGCATTGCAGATTGAACGATCGCGGCATCTCCAGTTCTATCTGATGTGGGCTCATGAACTGCTGATGCAGCACGGACAGAAGATGAAGAGTCG GTCGGTTTCCTTATTACCCGCCATTCACTCTCTATGGAAGAGCATCCAAACTCACTTCAATGACATCTCCAAGCT TTGTGATTGGAACCGATACAACATGAAGTTTGCAGTGTGCCTGTCCCGGCAGCGAGGGATGAAGCGGTTGGCGGAGGACGGTGACGAGGAGGGCGGGGACAGCGATGTGGAGGAGGGCGGGGACAGCGATGTGGCGTCTGAGCTGGCCTCATTGGAGGACATGATGGAAGAGATTGCCGAGTGA